From the Diospyros lotus cultivar Yz01 chromosome 13, ASM1463336v1, whole genome shotgun sequence genome, one window contains:
- the LOC127789001 gene encoding UPF0481 protein At3g47200-like: MGTEFQPLPSHGRRNDAKHATRSHTDAAVIKIGEGRAPPSTGSISSGPIYRVPEDLPKPNGSPYTARSVSNGSPHRQYESAMAAQSQRTPSHGRKDAKTQMSSRSEAIKGNDSKPGGSHAITIKEIKAARKAKSQYAVIQKVPEELRKLKESAYAPRVVSIGPIHSDDDRLKLNGMTIKKCYVNDIFGRIAKATDEKKSHVLKRCREEMGKLASEASKFYAEHGDLVTEDMLVIDGCFILELLYRSYEYCRMLDENPRSKDPIFNGGLRRYGLQHDLLLLENQLPFFVLERLFIFTEKARPNPSLESLECYVLSYFHDVMFLEEDSKFEPSESDPDEKRKKEDEGMKVNHILHLLHRHYIDLQNSKKDVGKIVLMNTAQDLDFAGVKFVPRTEVRKYPFDVEFREPEGFKWLFHRASFEIPTLKINNSTEVVLRNLIAFEQCSPGISSLVVTSYAYLMDRLVNTAKDVRVLSEAGVLFNYLGADEEASDLFNKLCREVVLEDFQFAKTCKKADDYSKCWWPKARAHMKRKYFANPCTCIAFCVAFLVFGITVATFVRNMLR, encoded by the coding sequence atggGCACTGAGTTCCAGCCATTACCCAGCCATGGCAGGAGGAATGACGCCAAGCACGCTACACGCAGCCATACAGACGCCGCCGTCATTAAAATCGGCGAAGGTCGTGCTCCTCCAAGCACGGGATCCATCTCTTCCGGTCCTATTTACAGAGTGCCAGAAGATCTTCCCAAGCCCAACGGAAGTCCCTATACCGCACGGTCTGTCTCTAATGGCTCTCCTCACAGACAATATGAATCAGCAATGGCCGCTCAGTCGCAGCGGACACCCAGCCATGGCCGGAAAGATGCCAAGACGCAGATGTCATCGAGATCAGAAGCCATCAAAGGCAACGACTCCAAGCCCGGCGGGAGCCACGCAATAACAATCAAGGAAATCAAAGCCGCAAGGAAGGCCAAATCGCAGTACGCCGTGATCCAGAAGGTGCCGGAGGAGCTCCGGAAGCTGAAAGAAAGCGCCTACGCTCCTCGCGTCGTCTCCATCGGCCCTATTCACAGCGACGACGACCGGCTGAAATTGAACGGAATGACCATCAAGAAGTGTTATGTGAACGATATCTTCGGCCGGATTGCCAAAGCTACCGACGAGAAAAAATCCCACGTGCTCAAAAGATGTCGAGAGGAAATGGGAAAGCTCGCCAGCGAGGCCAGCAAGTTCTACGCCGAGCATGGCGACTTGGTCACGGAAGATATGCTGGTCATCGATGGTTGCTTCATTCTCGAGCTTCTCTACAGGAGCTATGAGTACTGCCGAATGCTTGATGAAAACCCACGTAGCAAAGATCCAATTTTCAACGGCGGATTGAGGCGGTACGGCCTCCAGCATGATTTATTGCTGCTCGAGAACCAGCTTCCCTTCTTTGTTCTTGAGAGGCTCTTCATCTTCACTGAGAAAGCTCGACCAAATCCTTCCCTTGAATCCCTTGAATGCTATGTCCTTTCCTACTTCCACGATGTGATGTTCTTAGAAGAAGACTCCAAGTTTGAACCCAGTGAATCTGATCCAGACGAGAAGcgaaaaaaagaagatgaaggcaTGAAGGTTAACCATATCCTCCATCTTCTACACCGACACTACATCGACCTTCAGAATTCGAAGAAAGATGTGGGGAAAATCGTGCTCATGAATACTGCCCAAGACCTCGACTTTGCTGGAGTCAAGTTCGTACCCAGAACGGAGGTCAGAAAATACCCATTCGACGTGGAGTTTAGGGAACCAGAAGGCTTTAAATGGCTATTCCACCGAGCCTCCTTCGAGATTCCAACTCTAAAGATCAACAACTCCACGGAGGTTGTGCTCAGAAACCTCATTGCCTTTGAGCAGTGCAGCCCCGGGATCTCGAGTTTGGTCGTCACTTCCTATGCCTACCTCATGGACAGGCTCGTGAACACAGCCAAAGATGTGCGAGTGCTTTCAGAAGCGGGcgttttatttaattacttagGCGCGGATGAAGAGGCCTCGGATCTGTTCAACAAGCTCTGCAGGGAAGTGGTTCTGGAGGATTTCCAGTTCGCCAAGACATGCAAGAAAGCGGATGATTACAGCAAGTGCTGGTGGCCTAAAGCCAGAGCGCATATGAAGCGGAAATACTTTGCTAATCCCTGCACGTGTATAGCTTTCTGTGTTGCCTTTCTGGTCTTTGGCATTACAGTCGCCACTTTCGTCCGGAATATGCTTAGGTGA